GGAGGGGGGGAACAGGGCAAGGCTGAGTGAGACGATGGATGGCCATACTAAGTCTAAGAGGACGCGGGCTAAGGGGGAGTCACTGGACATACTTAAGAGTTCGTTCCAGTTGAACCCGAACCCTAGCCTGCAAGAGCGAAACAGGATCAGTGAGTTGACGGGCATGCCGGAGAAGAATGTGCGGATATGGTTTCAGAACAGGCGTGCGAAGGTCCGGAAGAAAGGGAAGCTGGATGGGGATAAGCCCAAGTTGCATGATGGCGAAAGTAGGGTGGTCAGCGGTactggtgctggtgctggGACTGCGACAGCAGGCCCCGGTGCAGGTGCTGGTGTGACCAGGACACAAGGCACCGCAACGAGGACGACAGCGACCACAGATGTTACCACGGTGGATACAAGCGGTCCGCCATACTTTGACAAGTTACCCTTgaacatcaacaacaactacTATTTCATAGACGTGTTCTCCATAACCGTGGGGAGCTGGAACAGAATGAAGAGTGGGTCGCTGACCGCGAACAGCTTACCTGTGGTCAAGGATTTGCCGAACCTTTCGCCTGTGTCCATGAACCAGCTCATGTCCGATGCAACCGACCTAATGGTTGTGATATCCAAAAAGAACTTCGAAATAAACTACTTCTTTAGCGCCATGGCTAACAACACAAAAATTCTTTTCAGAATCTTTTTTAGAATCAACACTGTGGCGTCGTGCTCTTTGAGTTTTGACAAGACCGATGAAGAGATAAACAATAGAACCGACCCGGCTAACAAACAAGCAGAATTGAAACTGAAAGTAAACAAACCTCCAAAATTTGCCGTCTATTTCTTAAACCAACCCGAGAACAATAATACCAATCAGTGGTGTCTATGTGAAGATTTCTCTGAGGGTAAGCAGGTCAATGATGCGTTCGTTGGCGGTTCAAACGTCCCACACGTTTTGAAAGGTCTCGAGAGCTCTTTGAAAATACTCAACTCATTGATACTAGACTACATAAGTACTAACGATACAATTACAAGCGCACCTCTGCCTCCACCACCAACTAATGTT
This window of the Nakaseomyces glabratus chromosome L, complete sequence genome carries:
- the PHO2 gene encoding Pho2p (CAGL0L07436g~Ortholog(s) have RNA polymerase II core promoter proximal region sequence-specific DNA binding, transcriptional activator activity, RNA polymerase II core promoter proximal region sequence-specific binding activity); protein product: MDGHTKSKRTRAKGESLDILKSSFQLNPNPSLQERNRISELTGMPEKNVRIWFQNRRAKVRKKGKLDGDKPKLHDGESRVVSGTGAGAGTATAGPGAGAGVTRTQGTATRTTATTDVTTVDTSGPPYFDKLPLNINNNYYFIDVFSITVGSWNRMKSGSLTANSLPVVKDLPNLSPVSMNQLMSDATDLMVVISKKNFEINYFFSAMANNTKILFRIFFRINTVASCSLSFDKTDEEINNRTDPANKQAELKLKVNKPPKFAVYFLNQPENNNTNQWCLCEDFSEGKQVNDAFVGGSNVPHVLKGLESSLKILNSLILDYISTNDTITSAPLPPPPTNVGSDILHPQMHPAPHGLMAYNAGMSGQMAPSSHTSETLHSIANAGGSISPPGFGGPYAALPHIQPQPSVDSTYFFNQYNPQPVAHEHIMSGPETISTYDGHTILQHPPAMQGMIQANHNPIINSAYAHNPMDNMLVGVPSVNNSESMLTFTNESGMTNNIPEFLRNPSEVNEDNRWI